A single window of Uloborus diversus isolate 005 chromosome 5, Udiv.v.3.1, whole genome shotgun sequence DNA harbors:
- the LOC129222862 gene encoding 10 kDa heat shock protein, mitochondrial-like, which produces MAGAGKRLIPLLDRILVERFVPETRTKGGIMIPEKAQGKVHRGTVVAVGPGARKENGEHIPPAVNVGDEVLLPEYGGTKIEIDNKDMFLFRDSEILGKWAK; this is translated from the exons atg GCAGGTGCTGGGAAACGCCTGATTCCACTTCTTGATCGAATTCTAGTCGAAAGATTTGTCCCAGAAACTAGAACAAAAGGAGGTATTATGATACCAGAGAAAGCACAAGGCAAAGTTCATCGTGGAACTGTTGTAGCTGTAGGACCTGGTGCTAGAAAAGAG aatggtgAACATATTCCACCAGCTGTTAATGTAGGAGATGAAGTTTTATTGCCAGAATACGGTGGAACCAAAATTGAAATAGACAATaag gATATGTTTCTTTTTAGAGATAGCGAAATTCTTGGAAAGTGGGcgaagtag